CGGGCACGGCCAGCACATGCTTATCAACTATATCGAGGCCGGTAATCGTCTGGCCCACGGCCACTTCATCAATAAAGCGGCGATAGGTTTCGACTTCGGGTAATTCGGGCATTATAAATCAGTGAGCAGTTAGTAGTGAGCAGTGAACAGTTGAGGCCAGGCTCATTGTTCACTGCTCACTACTAACTGCTCACTGATTTTAGTCGTGCAGCTTGGCCACGCGCTGGCCGGCCTGGTTGTACACGTCGCCGCGGGGCGTCACGAACAGCGGGCGCTGCTGGGCATCTTCGAGTACAAAGGGGAAGGCCGCGTTGCCGGTGCGGCGCAGGTGGCCCACTACTTCGGCATCGCGCACGGCGTTATCCTCGGCGGCGCTGCTTTCATCGGCCAGGCGCACGACATTCAGCGAGCTGGTGAGGTAAAAAGGCATCTCGGGGTTGTCGCGGAAAGTAAGCTGCCCCACCACGCGCACCGGGGCAGCGTTGGGGCTGCTGGCCAGGGCCACGGCAGCGGGAGCAGACTCCGCCATGTCATCGTAGCTGGCCGGGGCGCTGGACTGCACCGGGCGCGGCGCAATGGCAACAGGCTGCGCCGAGGGCTGGGCGCTGCCGGCCTGGGTGCTGGCTACAATCTGGGCCGTAGCGCGGTTCCAGCCCCGGCTGATGGCCGCCAGGCGCGGTGCCCGGCCGGGGTGCGTAGCCGAGCCCGCCTCGGGCGACACGGCGGCCATCGCCGCCTGGGCCTGGGCCAGACTAGCCCCGAGGCGCCGCAGCACAAAGCCGGAGAACTCATCGGCCTCCAGCTCATCCTGCGGCTGCGAGCCGCCGGCGCGCAGGGTGTGGCCGTTGAGGTGGTGGCCCATCTCGTGGGCCAGAATGCTGATGCCGGCCCAATCGGTGTGGCCGGCGCGGTTCACGGCCGCCAGAAAATTCGGGTTATAAAGCAGGTAGCGGCGGCCATCGTACACCACGGCAGCCGCATTATCGACCTGGGTAGTAGCCCGCAGCTCGAAGCGCGGCTGTAAACCCACGGCATCGGTAATCTCGCGA
The sequence above is drawn from the Hymenobacter baengnokdamensis genome and encodes:
- a CDS encoding M48 family metalloprotease, with the protein product MTNLPRFFRRLAVTLGLPTLLLGSVALPANAQAQTLAADVPASQAEGIIREITDAVGLQPRFELRATTQVDNAAAVVYDGRRYLLYNPNFLAAVNRAGHTDWAGISILAHEMGHHLNGHTLRAGGSQPQDELEADEFSGFVLRRLGASLAQAQAAMAAVSPEAGSATHPGRAPRLAAISRGWNRATAQIVASTQAGSAQPSAQPVAIAPRPVQSSAPASYDDMAESAPAAVALASSPNAAPVRVVGQLTFRDNPEMPFYLTSSLNVVRLADESSAAEDNAVRDAEVVGHLRRTGNAAFPFVLEDAQQRPLFVTPRGDVYNQAGQRVAKLHD